One genomic window of Candidatus Dadabacteria bacterium includes the following:
- the tkt gene encoding transketolase, with product MKIDSTAKIINCIRALSIDAVEKANSGHPGTPMALAPVAFKLWDGFVRHNPSNPAWPARDRFVLSAGHASMLLYSVLHISGYGVSIDDIKRFRRLGGKCAGHPEHGLIAGIETTTGPLGQGAATSVGMAAASRWLSQRFDRPGFEIAGYRVFSILSDGDMMEGITSEAASLAAHLGLDNLVWIYDDNSITIDGKTDISFSEDVTGRFAAYGWDVFSVPDANDLAAVENALAGATGSRRPALVRVKSRIGFGSPGKENTPEAHGAPLGPEESGLAKKAYGFDGSDFHTPPEVEQYRRSVIEKGGKLEEEWNALFAEYAKEHPGLASEFRAICEGSVPDGWDTDLPVFEPGTSAATRTSNGKIMEEISAKIPWFMGGAADVADSTKTLIKPAGSFSAEERSGRNFHFGVREHSMAAFCNGLALCGLRPYASCYFVFSDYLKPALRLSALMRQPVVYVFTHDSIGVGEDGPTHQPVEHLAALRATPGLDVIRPADGNELRALWPLIISSRKPAALVLTRQNVPALESPAQAGGGPEMGAYIVADCAGGPEIIIIATGSEVFPCVCAHRSLAGEGVRSRVVSMPSWEIFERQSRDYRDGVLPPEVTTRLSVEAASTLGWERYTGAGRDSFSLGIDRFGESAPGGDVMKAFGFDEENIASLARRLIGRE from the coding sequence ATGAAAATAGACTCAACTGCAAAAATCATTAACTGCATACGCGCCCTTTCAATAGACGCCGTGGAGAAAGCAAATTCCGGGCATCCCGGAACGCCGATGGCGCTTGCCCCGGTCGCCTTCAAACTGTGGGACGGGTTTGTCAGACACAACCCCTCAAACCCCGCCTGGCCCGCGCGCGACCGCTTTGTGCTGTCCGCCGGGCACGCGTCCATGCTTCTTTACTCCGTGCTTCATATATCGGGCTACGGAGTGTCCATTGACGACATAAAGCGGTTCAGGCGGCTGGGCGGCAAGTGCGCGGGGCATCCGGAGCACGGCCTCATCGCCGGCATTGAAACCACAACCGGCCCGCTCGGTCAGGGCGCGGCCACATCCGTCGGCATGGCGGCGGCGTCCCGGTGGCTCTCGCAAAGATTTGACAGGCCGGGCTTTGAGATAGCGGGATACCGGGTTTTTTCCATCCTCAGCGACGGCGACATGATGGAGGGAATCACCTCCGAAGCGGCGTCTCTCGCCGCCCATCTGGGTCTGGACAATCTGGTCTGGATATACGATGACAACAGCATCACCATTGACGGCAAGACGGACATCTCCTTTTCCGAAGACGTAACCGGCAGATTTGCCGCCTACGGATGGGACGTCTTCTCCGTGCCGGACGCAAACGACCTCGCCGCCGTGGAAAACGCGCTCGCCGGAGCAACCGGAAGCCGCCGCCCGGCGCTTGTGAGGGTCAAAAGCCGCATAGGGTTCGGGAGTCCCGGCAAAGAAAACACTCCCGAAGCCCACGGCGCGCCTCTGGGTCCCGAAGAGTCCGGCCTTGCCAAGAAGGCCTACGGTTTTGACGGGAGCGATTTCCACACACCGCCCGAAGTTGAGCAATACAGGCGGTCGGTGATTGAAAAGGGAGGCAAACTTGAAGAGGAGTGGAACGCGCTTTTTGCCGAGTACGCGAAAGAGCATCCCGGCCTTGCGTCCGAGTTTCGCGCCATCTGCGAGGGCTCCGTGCCTGACGGGTGGGACACAGACCTGCCGGTTTTTGAGCCCGGAACCTCCGCCGCCACAAGAACAAGCAACGGCAAAATAATGGAAGAGATAAGCGCGAAAATCCCCTGGTTTATGGGCGGAGCGGCGGACGTTGCCGACTCCACAAAAACCTTAATAAAGCCCGCCGGGAGTTTCAGCGCGGAGGAGCGGAGCGGAAGAAACTTCCATTTTGGCGTGCGGGAGCACTCAATGGCGGCGTTTTGCAACGGGCTCGCGCTTTGCGGGCTCAGACCCTATGCCTCATGCTACTTTGTGTTCTCGGACTACCTGAAGCCCGCGCTGCGGCTTTCCGCCCTTATGCGGCAGCCGGTTGTCTATGTCTTCACGCACGACAGCATCGGTGTCGGCGAGGACGGCCCCACCCACCAGCCCGTTGAGCATCTGGCGGCCCTGAGGGCGACGCCGGGCCTGGATGTCATCCGCCCCGCGGACGGAAACGAACTGAGGGCTTTGTGGCCCCTGATAATCTCGTCCCGCAAACCGGCGGCGCTTGTGCTTACGCGCCAGAACGTCCCCGCCCTTGAGAGCCCCGCGCAAGCCGGAGGCGGGCCGGAAATGGGGGCTTACATCGTGGCGGACTGCGCGGGCGGGCCGGAAATCATCATCATTGCCACAGGCTCGGAGGTGTTTCCGTGCGTGTGCGCGCACCGGTCTCTCGCGGGGGAGGGAGTGCGGTCAAGGGTCGTGAGCATGCCGAGCTGGGAAATTTTTGAGCGGCAGTCCCGCGACTACAGGGACGGCGTGCTTCCCCCGGAGGTTACAACACGCCTGTCGGTTGAGGCCGCCTCAACGCTGGGGTGGGAAAGATACACCGGGGCGGGGAGAGATTCCTTCTCTCTGGGCATTGACAGGTTTGGTGAGTCCGCCCCCGGCGGCGATGTGATGAAGGCGTTCGGGTTTGACGAGGAAAACATAGCCTCCCTTGCCCGCCGGCTCATTGGAAGGGAATGA
- a CDS encoding sulfite exporter TauE/SafE family protein: MTEFLTAPGDPALLSAALLFFVGMAAGAINVMAGSGSALTLPALIFSGLDGSEANGTNRLAILIQNIAAGASFSRERAAGGFRESVKYSLFTLPGMVCGVLVAVSIDDLLFKKIAGGVILLVAASMFLPSLVSGEGGGRFARRKWLLYPALVATGFYGGFIQVGVGLVIMGLMFHLVGGGMAEVNARKVFIVLIYTAPAFVMFFFSGNVDLLKGFNLAAGSAIGGWWGAKLSVRKGAAAVRWFLVVALLLSGLKLFGVL, encoded by the coding sequence GTGACGGAATTTCTGACCGCGCCGGGCGACCCCGCCCTGCTTTCCGCCGCGCTTCTGTTTTTTGTCGGCATGGCGGCGGGGGCGATAAACGTCATGGCGGGAAGCGGTTCGGCGCTCACTCTGCCCGCCCTGATATTCTCCGGCCTTGACGGCTCTGAAGCCAACGGCACAAACCGCCTTGCGATTCTGATCCAGAACATTGCGGCGGGAGCGTCTTTTTCCAGAGAGCGGGCGGCGGGCGGCTTTAGGGAATCGGTCAAATACTCTTTGTTCACTCTGCCCGGAATGGTGTGCGGGGTTCTTGTGGCGGTGAGCATTGACGATTTGCTGTTCAAAAAAATTGCGGGCGGCGTAATTCTGCTTGTTGCGGCGTCAATGTTTCTGCCTTCGCTTGTGTCCGGTGAAGGCGGCGGGAGGTTTGCCCGCAGGAAGTGGCTTTTATACCCCGCCCTTGTGGCGACCGGATTTTACGGCGGTTTCATACAGGTGGGCGTCGGCCTTGTTATTATGGGGCTGATGTTTCATCTGGTCGGGGGAGGCATGGCGGAGGTGAACGCCCGCAAGGTGTTCATTGTTCTGATATACACCGCGCCCGCTTTTGTAATGTTTTTCTTTTCGGGAAATGTTGACCTGCTGAAGGGATTCAACCTTGCGGCGGGTTCGGCGATAGGCGGCTGGTGGGGGGCGAAACTGTCGGTGAGGAAGGGGGCCGCCGCCGTGCGCTGGTTTCTTGTGGTTGCGCTTCTGCTTTCGGGGTTGAAACTGTTCGGGGTTTTATAG
- the rpiA gene encoding ribose-5-phosphate isomerase RpiA: protein MTTHKRQLEQRDAKGLEKAAEMAVDFVSSGMVVGLGTGRAATMAIECLASRVRSGVIEGITCIPTSVKTAALAKDLGLPISEFAQDRAIDITIDGADEVDRNLKVIKGGGGAMLREKVVAQESLRNIVIVDRGKLSEKLGTRRPLPVEVIPFAVRPAQRFIRSLGAISAELRKDENGKVFLTDQKNHILDCNFGPIYDQKIIAESLVWRAGIVEHGLFLTTTTDMLISGPDGIEHLRADR from the coding sequence ATGACGACTCACAAAAGGCAGTTGGAACAGCGGGACGCCAAAGGGCTGGAAAAAGCGGCGGAGATGGCGGTTGATTTCGTCTCCTCCGGCATGGTGGTGGGTCTCGGCACGGGAAGGGCGGCGACCATGGCCATAGAGTGCCTCGCCTCGCGCGTCCGCTCGGGCGTGATTGAAGGCATCACCTGCATTCCCACTTCCGTCAAAACCGCCGCCCTTGCAAAAGATCTGGGGCTGCCCATATCCGAGTTCGCGCAAGACCGCGCGATAGACATCACCATAGACGGGGCGGACGAGGTTGACCGCAACCTGAAGGTAATCAAAGGCGGCGGCGGCGCGATGTTGCGCGAAAAGGTGGTGGCGCAGGAGAGTTTGCGAAACATAGTGATTGTTGACAGGGGCAAACTCTCGGAAAAACTGGGAACCCGCCGCCCGCTTCCGGTGGAGGTCATACCGTTTGCGGTGAGGCCCGCGCAGAGGTTCATACGGTCGCTCGGCGCAATCTCGGCGGAGTTGAGAAAAGACGAAAACGGAAAGGTTTTCCTGACCGACCAGAAAAACCACATATTGGACTGCAATTTCGGGCCCATTTACGACCAGAAAATCATCGCCGAATCTCTGGTGTGGAGGGCGGGAATTGTTGAGCACGGGCTTTTTCTCACCACCACGACCGACATGCTCATATCGGGTCCCGACGGCATTGAGCACCTGAGAGCGGACAGGTGA